One stretch of Shewanella sp. Arc9-LZ DNA includes these proteins:
- a CDS encoding HAD-IIIA family hydrolase → MILNIKDKAYELVIFDWDGTLMDTVGKIVSCMQDVAQELILPIPSEQQIRDVIGLSLPKIMPILFVGHQNNQQIIDCYRRHHFANEQPTPLFEGVESLIINLHAAGYQLAVATGKGRDGLDKVLALTGLGQYFHATRCADDAKSKPDPEMLHSLLRHFDVAADRAVMIGDSIHDLTMANNAGMASIGVSYGAHNEARLKTLNPRAIVDQPSAIHDYV, encoded by the coding sequence ATGATATTGAACATTAAAGATAAAGCTTATGAACTAGTCATTTTCGATTGGGATGGCACGCTAATGGATACCGTAGGTAAAATAGTGTCTTGTATGCAAGATGTAGCACAAGAATTAATTTTACCTATACCCTCTGAGCAACAAATTAGAGATGTCATAGGCTTATCTTTACCTAAAATCATGCCGATTTTATTTGTTGGTCACCAAAACAATCAACAGATTATTGATTGTTATCGACGTCATCATTTTGCCAATGAGCAGCCTACACCTCTATTTGAGGGGGTAGAGTCGCTCATTATTAATCTACATGCGGCTGGTTATCAATTAGCTGTGGCGACGGGTAAAGGACGAGATGGTCTAGACAAGGTATTAGCATTAACAGGCTTAGGACAGTATTTTCATGCGACGCGTTGCGCTGATGACGCTAAGAGCAAGCCAGATCCTGAGATGCTGCATTCATTATTGAGACATTTTGATGTTGCTGCCGATAGAGCCGTCATGATTGGTGATTCGATTCATGATTTAACCATGGCCAATAATGCTGGCATGGCGAGTATCGGTGTGAGTTACGGCGCACATAATGAAGCTAGATTGAAAACGTTAAATCCACGCGCGATTGTCGACCAACCATCGGCGATACATGACTATGTTTAA
- the rluC gene encoding 23S rRNA pseudouridine(955/2504/2580) synthase RluC: MNTETTPQVEYVTIDEDHFEQRIDNFLLTKLKGVPKSMIYRIVRKGEVRVNKKRIKPEYKLQIGDIVRVPPVRVAEKDNRKAPSPNLSRVSQLEDRIIHEDNHLIVLNKPAGIAVHGGSGVDYGVIEGLRSLRPQQKFLELVHRLDKDTSGVLLVAKKRSALKHLHEQLRSKTMQKDYLALVRGEWQASDKVVKAPLLKITLKSGERIVRVNKEGKESETRYKIMQRYQGCTLVKASPVTGRTHQIRVHCQYAGHAIACDDKYSEQQFDDSMRALGLDRLFLHAAELKFTHPENDEIMQVKAPLDPVLLSTLDKLKRV, encoded by the coding sequence ATGAATACTGAAACTACCCCCCAAGTTGAATACGTGACTATCGACGAAGATCATTTTGAACAACGAATCGATAATTTTCTGCTAACTAAATTAAAAGGTGTTCCTAAAAGCATGATCTATCGGATTGTGCGCAAAGGGGAAGTGCGGGTAAATAAAAAACGCATCAAGCCTGAATACAAATTACAAATTGGTGACATCGTAAGAGTACCGCCTGTTCGTGTTGCCGAAAAAGACAATCGCAAGGCACCATCTCCTAATTTATCCAGAGTGTCACAGCTTGAAGATCGTATTATCCATGAAGATAATCATCTTATCGTGTTAAACAAGCCTGCTGGTATTGCTGTGCATGGTGGCAGCGGTGTCGATTATGGTGTGATTGAAGGATTACGCTCACTGCGACCACAGCAAAAGTTTTTAGAGCTAGTGCATCGATTAGATAAAGATACCTCGGGTGTGCTGCTTGTGGCTAAGAAGCGAAGTGCACTAAAGCATTTACATGAGCAATTGCGCAGTAAAACCATGCAAAAAGATTATTTAGCGTTGGTGCGTGGTGAATGGCAAGCAAGTGATAAAGTGGTTAAAGCACCGCTATTAAAAATTACCTTAAAGTCGGGCGAGAGAATCGTTCGGGTTAACAAAGAGGGTAAAGAGTCAGAAACCCGCTATAAGATCATGCAGCGTTACCAAGGGTGTACTTTAGTTAAGGCGAGTCCTGTTACAGGGCGAACCCATCAAATACGAGTACATTGTCAGTATGCAGGCCACGCAATTGCTTGTGATGATAAATACAGCGAGCAACAATTTGACGACAGCATGCGTGCTTTAGGGTTAGACCGTCTGTTTTTACACGCGGCTGAACTTAAATTCACTCATCCAGAAAATGATGAAATCATGCAAGTTAAAGCGCCTTTAGATCCAGTGTTATTGAGCACTCTTGATAAATTGAAGAGAGTATAA
- the rne gene encoding ribonuclease E: MKRMLINATQSEELRVALVDGQELYDLDIESPGHEQKKSNIYKGKITRVEPSLEAAFVDYGADRHGFLPLKEIGREYFPKGYSFQGRPNIKEVVQEGQEVIVQIDKEERGNKGAALTTFISLAGSYLVLMPNNPRAGGISRRIEGDERTELKEAMAELEVPNGMGLIVRTAGVGKESTELKWDLKVLQHHWDAIQEAAQSKAAPFLIHQESNVIVRAIRDYLRRDVGEILIDHPRIFEEAKLHIGLVRPDFVERVKLYDSEVPLFTHFQIESQIESAFQREVRLPSGGSIVIDPTEALTSIDINSARATKGGDIEETALNTNLEAADEIARQLRLRDLGGLVVIDFIDMTPVRHQREVENRLRDAVHHDRARVQLGRISRFGLMEMSRQRLRPSLEESAAHLCPRCHGQGTIRSTESLALSILRLMEEEAIKENTTQIEAIVPVDVAAFLLNEKRKAIRITEERHEVEVYIIPDAHMQTPDYRVVRRKSDDEVSESSYKRVEQPVAKLYEPRKLERAASPEPALKGFTAPQKAAEDTVKAIPANVAPVATSNQPGLFTRMISAISALFSGNEAEAKDTKAAEPTKETAQTNTRRNTRRNDTRNDSTNRNDKRNDSRRQRNDSDKSKDSTEARPQNKRNERNSRNTVQDDNAKNKPRTEKVDKPLPVNETKATEAKVTESKVATEKSPKQEAARERRQRRNLRRKVRIESEQSETLPTTDVNDNKSTEQSVEVMTSEPKAVESKVAEEKTSETRAPRSRRQPRKEKTEQAVEAPAENGTEQTTDPVAEVTNVTITAPVEADTTNIVEVKTETTQADVDTVTETVVASTDVAAETDESSSSADDATSDSEAEGREGQRRSRRSPRHLRAAGQRRRRDDETGSTQPAVFTPNDELEKQLDAEQARAQAKTPDIEGEAIAEVVNTPVEPVTKPVEAVETEANKADAVAVNVETTETPVEIKVAPQAVKAPEAPELKAEVEVAKTTVDVEAKQAPVATVTETTSIETEKTAALTSKQDKSVAANSSAPMAKPAAIVRQAKPEVVKEVAATIAETVSTEAAPSTKAPVKVSRFGSMVSSDMTKPTVDVREQKAVPQGRTYEAQATDSKAPKVAKNNSASADMTRPGE, translated from the coding sequence ATGAAACGTATGTTAATTAATGCAACTCAATCAGAAGAGTTGCGCGTAGCCCTAGTTGATGGGCAAGAACTGTATGATTTAGACATTGAAAGTCCAGGTCACGAACAGAAAAAATCAAATATCTATAAAGGTAAAATCACTCGAGTAGAACCGTCACTTGAAGCCGCATTCGTTGATTACGGTGCAGATCGTCATGGTTTTTTACCCCTCAAAGAAATTGGTCGCGAATACTTCCCTAAAGGTTATTCATTCCAAGGACGCCCAAACATTAAAGAAGTGGTACAAGAAGGCCAAGAAGTCATCGTTCAAATCGATAAAGAAGAACGTGGCAACAAAGGCGCTGCACTAACTACCTTTATTAGTCTTGCTGGCTCTTATTTAGTATTAATGCCAAATAACCCTCGTGCTGGCGGTATTTCTCGTCGCATCGAAGGTGATGAACGTACCGAACTCAAAGAAGCAATGGCTGAGCTAGAAGTACCTAATGGTATGGGCTTGATTGTGCGAACTGCTGGTGTAGGCAAAGAATCAACAGAGCTAAAGTGGGACTTAAAAGTACTACAACATCATTGGGACGCTATTCAAGAAGCTGCTCAAAGTAAAGCCGCGCCATTCTTAATTCATCAAGAAAGCAACGTGATTGTTCGCGCTATTCGTGACTACTTACGTCGCGATGTGGGTGAGATCCTTATCGATCACCCACGTATTTTCGAAGAAGCTAAATTGCACATTGGTTTAGTTCGCCCCGATTTTGTAGAACGTGTAAAACTATATGATTCTGAAGTACCGTTGTTTACTCACTTTCAAATTGAGTCTCAAATCGAGTCAGCGTTCCAACGTGAAGTGCGTTTGCCTTCAGGCGGATCAATTGTTATTGACCCGACAGAAGCATTAACGTCGATCGATATCAACTCAGCCCGTGCAACTAAAGGCGGCGATATTGAAGAAACAGCACTCAACACTAACCTTGAAGCTGCGGATGAAATTGCTCGTCAATTACGTCTACGTGACTTAGGCGGTTTAGTGGTTATCGACTTTATCGATATGACACCTGTTCGTCATCAACGTGAAGTAGAAAACCGTTTACGTGATGCAGTACACCATGACCGTGCTCGTGTGCAATTAGGTCGTATTTCTCGCTTTGGTTTAATGGAAATGTCGCGTCAGCGTCTGCGTCCATCGTTAGAAGAATCAGCAGCTCACTTGTGTCCACGTTGTCATGGCCAAGGCACTATTCGCAGTACTGAATCATTAGCGCTATCGATTTTACGTTTAATGGAAGAAGAAGCCATTAAAGAGAACACTACACAAATCGAAGCGATTGTACCGGTTGATGTTGCTGCGTTCTTATTAAACGAGAAACGTAAAGCAATTCGTATTACCGAAGAACGTCACGAAGTTGAAGTTTACATCATCCCAGATGCACACATGCAAACACCTGATTACCGCGTTGTACGTCGTAAGAGTGATGATGAAGTCAGTGAATCTAGCTATAAACGAGTAGAACAACCCGTCGCCAAATTGTATGAGCCTCGTAAGCTTGAGCGTGCAGCGTCTCCTGAACCTGCATTAAAAGGCTTTACTGCTCCACAAAAAGCAGCTGAAGATACAGTAAAAGCAATACCTGCAAATGTCGCTCCGGTGGCAACGTCTAATCAGCCAGGATTATTCACTCGAATGATCTCAGCAATTAGCGCCTTATTTTCAGGTAATGAAGCTGAGGCCAAAGATACCAAAGCAGCTGAACCAACGAAAGAAACGGCTCAAACTAACACCCGTCGTAATACCCGTCGTAATGACACTCGTAACGACAGCACTAACCGTAATGACAAACGCAATGATAGTCGTCGTCAGCGAAATGACAGCGATAAATCAAAAGACAGCACAGAAGCTCGTCCTCAGAATAAGCGTAATGAACGTAATAGCAGAAATACGGTTCAAGATGACAACGCCAAAAACAAACCGAGAACAGAGAAAGTTGACAAGCCATTGCCTGTCAATGAAACCAAAGCAACAGAGGCTAAAGTAACAGAGTCTAAAGTTGCTACGGAAAAATCTCCAAAACAAGAAGCTGCTCGTGAGCGTCGCCAGCGTCGTAATTTACGTCGTAAAGTGCGAATTGAAAGCGAACAGAGTGAAACATTACCAACAACCGATGTTAATGATAATAAATCAACTGAGCAATCAGTTGAGGTAATGACATCAGAACCTAAAGCGGTAGAGTCAAAAGTAGCTGAAGAAAAAACATCAGAAACTAGAGCTCCACGCAGTCGTCGTCAACCTCGTAAAGAGAAGACTGAACAGGCGGTTGAAGCGCCAGCAGAAAATGGAACAGAGCAAACAACTGATCCAGTAGCTGAAGTAACAAATGTTACCATTACTGCACCCGTTGAAGCTGACACCACTAATATCGTTGAAGTAAAAACAGAAACAACTCAAGCAGATGTTGATACTGTCACTGAAACGGTAGTTGCTAGCACTGACGTTGCAGCTGAAACTGATGAGTCAAGTTCAAGCGCTGACGATGCAACATCAGACAGCGAAGCTGAAGGGCGTGAAGGTCAACGTCGTAGCCGTCGTAGCCCGCGTCACTTGCGTGCAGCAGGTCAACGCCGTCGTCGTGATGATGAAACGGGCTCTACTCAACCAGCCGTTTTCACACCTAATGATGAGCTAGAAAAGCAATTAGACGCTGAACAAGCTAGAGCTCAAGCGAAGACTCCAGATATTGAAGGTGAAGCAATTGCTGAAGTCGTTAATACACCTGTTGAACCCGTTACTAAGCCAGTTGAAGCCGTAGAGACAGAAGCTAACAAAGCTGATGCTGTAGCGGTTAATGTTGAAACAACTGAAACGCCAGTAGAAATAAAGGTGGCTCCTCAAGCAGTAAAAGCACCTGAGGCCCCTGAACTTAAAGCTGAAGTAGAAGTTGCTAAAACAACGGTTGATGTTGAAGCTAAACAAGCACCGGTAGCGACAGTGACTGAAACAACATCTATTGAAACTGAAAAAACCGCAGCGTTAACTAGCAAGCAAGATAAATCGGTTGCGGCCAATTCCTCTGCGCCAATGGCTAAGCCTGCTGCAATTGTGCGTCAAGCTAAACCTGAAGTCGTAAAAGAAGTCGCGGCGACAATAGCAGAGACGGTTTCTACTGAAGCAGCGCCATCAACCAAAGCCCCTGTAAAGGTAAGTCGCTTTGGTTCTATGGTGTCATCTGACATGACTAAACCTACAGTCGATGTCCGTGAGCAGAAAGCAGTACCTCAAGGACGTACTTACGAAGCTCAAGCGACTGACAGCAAGGCTCCGAAAGTAGCGAAGAATAACAGTGCATCTGCTGATATGACTCGCCCTGGAGAGTAA
- a CDS encoding bifunctional methionine sulfoxide reductase B/A protein yields MNNLTEFEKYVIEQKGTERPFSGEYVDHDAQGVYLCKKCHAPLYNSEHKFNAHCGWPAFDDEIEGAVEHTPDADGHRTEITCAQCGGHLGHVFEGEHLTDNNVRHCVNSVSMIFKSRDELAESSSAVASFQKATFGAGCFWCVEAIFAQLNGVLSVKSGYCGGEAKDANYDAVCSGKTAHAEVVHIEFDPAVIQFDTLLSVLFESHDPTTLNQQGNDKGPQYRSAIFAHNSEQVDAANRFIHALTEQQLWPRPIVTEISAFDTFYPAENYHDDYFAKHGEQPYCQLVVKPKFDKVMSKFADKRKV; encoded by the coding sequence ATGAATAATTTAACCGAATTTGAAAAATATGTAATTGAACAAAAAGGTACAGAACGGCCTTTCAGCGGTGAATATGTTGATCATGATGCGCAAGGCGTTTATTTATGTAAAAAGTGCCATGCACCTCTCTATAACAGTGAACATAAATTTAATGCACATTGTGGCTGGCCTGCATTTGATGATGAAATCGAGGGCGCAGTAGAACATACTCCTGATGCTGATGGTCATCGAACCGAAATCACCTGTGCACAATGTGGCGGTCATTTAGGTCATGTGTTTGAAGGCGAACATTTAACGGATAATAATGTTCGTCATTGTGTTAATTCAGTATCGATGATTTTTAAATCCCGTGATGAGTTAGCGGAATCAAGTTCGGCGGTAGCTTCTTTCCAAAAGGCCACTTTTGGCGCTGGGTGCTTTTGGTGTGTTGAGGCTATTTTTGCTCAACTTAATGGCGTGCTAAGTGTTAAATCAGGTTATTGTGGCGGTGAAGCAAAAGATGCAAATTATGACGCAGTGTGTTCTGGTAAAACAGCTCATGCAGAAGTGGTTCATATTGAATTTGACCCTGCGGTTATTCAATTTGACACCTTACTTAGCGTACTATTTGAAAGCCACGATCCGACCACACTTAATCAACAGGGTAATGATAAAGGGCCACAGTATCGTTCAGCTATTTTTGCCCATAATAGTGAACAAGTAGATGCTGCAAACCGATTTATTCATGCGTTAACTGAACAACAACTTTGGCCTAGGCCGATAGTGACCGAAATCAGTGCGTTTGACACATTTTATCCTGCTGAAAATTATCATGATGACTACTTTGCAAAGCATGGTGAACAACCTTATTGCCAATTAGTGGTTAAGCCTAAATTTGATAAAGTCATGAGTAAGTTTGCAGATAAGCGTAAAGTGTAA
- a CDS encoding isopenicillin N synthase family oxygenase, with amino-acid sequence MKLNTIDYLAPDSAERFVESLQQTGFGVLSNHPIQKQLVEDIYKEWYNFFQSEQKHDFLFKSETHDGFFPASISETAKGNNVKDIKEYYHVYPWGRIPDSLRSNILAYYEHANTLAAELLSWIEKYTPADVAAKYTIPLPDMIAQSQQTLLRILHYPPMKGDEEMGAIRAAAHEDINLITILPAANEPGLQVKTKTGEWIDVPSDFGSIIINIGDMLQEASGGYFPSTSHRVINPEGADKTKSRISLPLFLHPNPEVVLSERYTADSYLQERLRELGVI; translated from the coding sequence ATGAAACTAAATACAATTGATTACTTAGCACCAGATAGCGCTGAGCGCTTTGTTGAATCGCTTCAACAAACAGGTTTTGGGGTACTATCGAATCACCCTATTCAAAAGCAACTTGTCGAAGACATTTATAAAGAGTGGTACAACTTCTTCCAATCTGAACAAAAACATGACTTTTTGTTCAAGTCAGAAACACACGATGGATTTTTTCCTGCATCGATTTCTGAAACAGCCAAAGGTAACAATGTAAAAGATATCAAAGAATATTATCATGTGTATCCTTGGGGCCGTATTCCTGATTCACTTAGATCCAATATTCTTGCATATTATGAACATGCCAACACCCTAGCTGCGGAATTACTCAGTTGGATTGAAAAATATACACCTGCAGATGTTGCGGCAAAATATACGATTCCACTACCAGACATGATTGCACAAAGCCAACAAACCTTGTTGCGGATTTTACATTATCCACCAATGAAAGGTGATGAAGAAATGGGCGCTATCCGCGCTGCAGCGCATGAGGACATTAACCTCATCACTATATTACCTGCAGCAAATGAACCTGGATTACAAGTGAAAACCAAAACCGGTGAATGGATTGACGTACCTAGCGATTTTGGCAGCATCATTATTAACATCGGTGACATGTTGCAAGAAGCATCGGGTGGCTATTTCCCTTCGACATCACATAGGGTAATCAACCCTGAAGGGGCAGACAAAACCAAATCACGGATTTCATTACCGCTGTTTTTGCATCCGAATCCAGAAGTCGTGTTATCAGAGCGTTATACCGCTGACAGCTATTTACAGGAAAGATTACGTGAATTAGGCGTTATTTAA
- the ylqF gene encoding ribosome biogenesis GTPase YlqF, with amino-acid sequence MAIQWYPGHMHKARKEIEEAMPQVDLVIEVLDARIPYSSENPMVSQLRGDKPCIKLLNKSDLADPKVTAQWIEYLEREQGVQASAITSLQPSMVKSIPDLCRKLVPHRDIMEKDIRTMIMGIPNVGKSTIINTLAGRTIAKTGNEPAVTRRQQRINLRNGIVLSDTPGILWPKVDNEASSYRLAVTGAIKDTAMEYEDVAMFAAGYFLKAYPDEICERYKLQSLPASDIELLEAISRSRGALRPGARVDYHKVSELLLHEYRSGKIGLLSLETPAMAEVEKEEVARKLAEKELIKQQKIEQEKLKRSGKRYND; translated from the coding sequence ATGGCAATTCAGTGGTATCCAGGACACATGCACAAAGCACGTAAAGAGATCGAGGAGGCAATGCCTCAAGTGGATCTCGTTATTGAAGTGCTCGATGCACGTATTCCATACAGCAGTGAAAATCCGATGGTGTCACAACTACGTGGTGATAAACCCTGCATTAAATTACTGAATAAATCTGATTTAGCCGATCCTAAGGTTACCGCCCAATGGATTGAATACCTAGAACGTGAACAAGGCGTTCAGGCATCAGCAATCACAAGTTTACAACCCAGTATGGTAAAAAGCATTCCTGATCTTTGCCGTAAACTGGTGCCACACCGTGACATTATGGAAAAAGACATCCGCACCATGATCATGGGTATTCCTAATGTTGGTAAATCTACAATTATTAATACCTTGGCGGGTCGCACTATAGCCAAAACAGGTAATGAACCTGCAGTCACAAGACGTCAGCAACGTATTAACTTACGTAACGGAATCGTACTGTCGGATACTCCGGGCATTTTATGGCCAAAGGTGGACAATGAAGCCAGTAGCTATCGCCTTGCTGTCACTGGTGCAATTAAAGATACCGCTATGGAATACGAAGATGTGGCAATGTTTGCTGCAGGCTATTTCCTTAAAGCCTATCCCGACGAAATTTGCGAACGTTATAAGCTTCAATCGCTACCCGCCAGCGATATCGAATTACTCGAAGCTATCAGTCGTTCTCGCGGAGCTCTTCGTCCTGGTGCACGAGTTGATTACCATAAAGTATCTGAACTCTTACTACATGAATACCGCTCAGGGAAAATCGGACTATTAAGTCTTGAAACCCCAGCGATGGCTGAAGTAGAAAAAGAGGAAGTTGCACGTAAATTAGCTGAGAAAGAACTCATTAAACAGCAGAAAATAGAGCAAGAGAAACTTAAACGATCCGGTAAACGTTATAACGATTAA
- a CDS encoding low molecular weight protein-tyrosine-phosphatase, producing MIDDKYLLNVRSVLFVCMGNICRSPTAEAVFRQQMKRHSLQLDIDSAGTIAYHQGHAPDSRSIIAGNKHGLDFSGMKARQVIDADFERFDLILAADFANLNDLKDRCPAHLRYKLQLILSYGDSLVEEVPDPYYGGERGFEMVIDLLEASLMALAIKLAKR from the coding sequence ATGATCGATGATAAATATCTTTTAAATGTTCGCTCGGTGTTGTTTGTCTGTATGGGCAATATTTGCCGTTCGCCGACTGCAGAGGCAGTGTTTAGGCAACAAATGAAACGTCACTCGCTTCAACTTGATATCGATTCTGCAGGGACTATTGCTTATCATCAAGGGCATGCTCCAGATAGTCGCAGTATTATTGCTGGCAACAAGCACGGACTTGATTTTTCAGGAATGAAAGCTCGGCAGGTTATCGACGCTGACTTTGAACGATTCGATTTAATTTTAGCGGCAGACTTTGCCAATTTAAATGATTTGAAAGACAGGTGTCCTGCCCATTTACGATATAAATTACAGTTGATATTAAGCTATGGTGATTCGTTAGTCGAAGAAGTACCTGACCCATATTATGGTGGTGAGCGAGGATTTGAGATGGTTATCGATTTACTTGAAGCCAGTTTAATGGCATTGGCGATTAAGTTAGCTAAACGTTGA
- a CDS encoding DNA ligase, producing MRKLPYILILVISSLHCFTIKSEVLSIPPIQLATKYQQDIDVTEYLISEKLDGVRGYWDGSNMLTRSGRKVTLPASFTLGFPNTAIDGELWLGRNRFEDISALVRRQQVPDKEWLEVKFMMFDLPRHSGPFIDRYLAMKMLVEQTASIHLQVIKQGPVVSTEALFTLLDSVVNAGGEGLMLHYQQAHYAVGRSEYIVKLKPKYDAEAVVIGHTEGKGKYRGKLGALIVKTPAGIVFNIGSGLSDKQRENPPLVGSIITYQYLGLTQKGTPRFATFLRQRPSQ from the coding sequence ATGCGTAAGCTACCTTATATTTTAATTTTGGTCATTAGTTCACTGCATTGTTTTACGATAAAGAGTGAAGTCTTATCAATTCCTCCTATTCAGTTAGCAACAAAGTATCAACAAGATATCGACGTCACTGAATACTTAATCAGCGAGAAACTCGATGGCGTTCGAGGCTATTGGGATGGCAGTAATATGCTGACTCGCAGTGGCCGAAAAGTGACTCTACCTGCGTCGTTTACCCTTGGTTTTCCTAATACTGCTATTGACGGTGAACTTTGGTTAGGTCGTAATCGTTTCGAAGATATTTCTGCATTGGTTCGACGTCAGCAAGTACCTGATAAAGAGTGGCTGGAAGTCAAGTTTATGATGTTTGATTTGCCACGACATTCCGGCCCCTTTATTGATCGCTATTTAGCAATGAAAATGTTGGTAGAACAAACGGCCTCCATACATTTACAGGTCATTAAGCAGGGGCCAGTGGTTTCAACGGAAGCTTTGTTTACACTGCTTGATTCCGTCGTTAATGCTGGCGGTGAAGGATTGATGTTACATTATCAGCAAGCGCATTATGCTGTCGGCCGCAGTGAGTATATTGTTAAGCTCAAACCCAAATATGACGCTGAAGCTGTAGTGATCGGTCATACAGAAGGTAAAGGTAAATATAGAGGTAAGCTAGGTGCGTTAATCGTAAAAACACCTGCAGGGATCGTGTTTAATATAGGCAGTGGTTTAAGCGATAAACAACGAGAAAATCCACCTTTAGTTGGTTCGATAATTACTTATCAATATTTAGGCTTAACTCAAAAAGGGACACCAAGATTTGCTACTTTTCTACGCCAAAGGCCATCACAATAA
- a CDS encoding diacylglycerol kinase: MKPENNHGLKRVFRATGFSMLGLKSAWKNEAAFRQEIVLACLMLPIALLLNISSTDRILLIMTVLIVLIVELLNSAIEAVVDRIGDEIHPLSGQAKDIASAAVFISLVLCAITWGIVIWPLLF, translated from the coding sequence ATGAAACCAGAGAACAATCATGGTCTAAAACGCGTATTTCGAGCGACAGGATTTTCAATGCTAGGGCTAAAGTCAGCGTGGAAAAATGAAGCGGCATTCAGACAAGAAATCGTGCTTGCTTGCCTAATGCTACCTATTGCACTACTACTCAATATCAGTAGTACTGATCGTATTTTGCTTATCATGACTGTGTTAATTGTATTGATTGTAGAATTGTTGAACTCCGCTATTGAAGCGGTAGTTGATCGGATTGGTGATGAGATCCATCCACTCAGTGGTCAGGCAAAAGACATTGCTTCTGCAGCAGTCTTTATCAGTTTAGTATTATGTGCCATCACTTGGGGCATCGTTATTTGGCCATTACTGTTTTAA
- the hdfR gene encoding HTH-type transcriptional regulator HdfR → MDTDLLKTFLEVSRTRHFGKAAENLYLTRSAVSFRIKQLENILGIELFERLRNNIQPTPAGERMLGHAEAVLNAWERAKQDIILNQQHSAQLALSAGDNIWDAFLQGFLQPLHLGLEGVALRTDVLPATVMTRQLIERTLDIAITFDPPKLDGVILVKLAEVKLYLVCKQAGVKLTQTPTLPYIKVDWGTAFNITHAQDFTMLPLPVLHTSSARMALDFILNNGGCAFLPEALIQPYLDNGTLYVVDDAKCIHRHVYAAYWAENERLAYIEQAISILTTAKHTE, encoded by the coding sequence ATGGATACAGATTTATTAAAAACCTTCTTAGAAGTGTCCCGTACTCGACACTTTGGTAAAGCGGCTGAAAATCTATACCTCACTCGAAGTGCTGTCAGTTTTAGAATAAAGCAATTAGAAAATATTCTGGGTATAGAGTTATTTGAACGCTTACGTAACAACATTCAACCAACTCCGGCAGGTGAAAGAATGCTCGGCCATGCTGAGGCCGTGCTTAACGCCTGGGAAAGAGCAAAACAAGATATTATTTTAAATCAGCAGCACAGTGCTCAGTTAGCGTTGTCGGCTGGCGATAATATTTGGGATGCTTTTTTACAAGGTTTTTTACAGCCATTACATTTAGGCTTGGAAGGAGTGGCTTTAAGAACGGATGTGTTACCTGCAACAGTGATGACTCGTCAACTTATTGAACGAACCTTAGATATTGCGATTACGTTTGATCCTCCAAAGCTTGATGGCGTTATATTAGTAAAGCTTGCTGAAGTAAAATTGTATTTAGTCTGCAAACAAGCAGGCGTTAAGCTTACTCAAACACCTACTTTACCTTATATAAAAGTAGATTGGGGCACTGCCTTTAATATCACTCATGCTCAGGATTTTACCATGTTACCTTTGCCGGTATTACATACAAGTTCTGCTCGTATGGCGTTGGACTTTATACTTAATAACGGTGGATGTGCATTTTTGCCTGAAGCACTCATACAGCCTTATTTAGATAACGGGACTCTGTATGTTGTCGATGATGCAAAATGTATCCATCGGCATGTGTATGCTGCTTATTGGGCTGAAAATGAAAGACTTGCTTATATTGAACAAGCCATTTCAATTTTGACTACCGCTAAGCACACTGAATGA
- a CDS encoding DUF413 domain-containing protein, with amino-acid sequence MSQQSFINAKQGIDANTNGHSNSFQSTKRFYDDVNFPKGFKRCGDFTNKEAELLEQHGQAMKNLADGSQLPCHVDEDQFVNVLQGKKPATTPMELLWSKYCRLAKGKPFYAVVGTIHAPASSKVEIEFDDVEEDASDTDESE; translated from the coding sequence ATGTCTCAGCAATCATTTATCAATGCAAAACAAGGTATTGATGCTAACACCAATGGTCATAGCAACAGTTTTCAATCTACTAAACGCTTCTATGATGACGTGAATTTCCCAAAAGGATTTAAACGTTGTGGTGATTTTACCAATAAGGAAGCTGAGTTGCTTGAACAACACGGTCAAGCAATGAAAAATTTAGCCGATGGCTCGCAGTTACCTTGTCATGTTGACGAAGACCAATTTGTTAACGTTTTACAGGGTAAAAAACCTGCAACAACACCAATGGAGCTATTGTGGTCTAAATATTGTCGTCTAGCAAAAGGCAAACCATTTTATGCTGTTGTTGGGACAATTCACGCGCCAGCAAGCTCTAAAGTTGAAATTGAATTTGACGATGTAGAAGAAGATGCTTCTGACACCGATGAGTCAGAATAA